In Numidum massiliense, a single genomic region encodes these proteins:
- a CDS encoding DUF3243 domain-containing protein: MSVMDNFADWKQFLQDRVQQAHGMGMSDDTISNVAYQIGDYLAQKVDPENREQRLLQDMWSVSSDEEQRALASVMVKLVEHDH; the protein is encoded by the coding sequence ATGTCAGTCATGGATAACTTCGCTGATTGGAAACAATTTTTGCAAGATCGTGTGCAGCAAGCGCACGGGATGGGGATGAGCGACGACACGATTTCAAACGTCGCTTACCAAATAGGGGATTACTTAGCGCAAAAAGTTGACCCTGAAAACCGCGAACAGCGCTTGCTACAAGACATGTGGTCCGTCAGTTCAGACGAGGAGCAACGCGCGCTCGCTAGTGTCATGGTTAAATTAGTCGAACATGACCACTAA
- a CDS encoding helix-turn-helix domain-containing protein — translation MSGVGQMLKEAREAKGLSLHDVQEATKIQMRYLKAIEEDKLESLPGNFYTRAFIRTYAEFVDVDVQSILEQLKDAQEDGLEQIPELQKQFSEQKQRDREPSFSLAKWFSRGVLILFLILVGVVLYTALKGSALGDRDIADSDQSKTVQDKPQQEQVKKEGKEKTAEQDKKEAKKPAKPAVKVKKVNEQGSLITYAVSGAKKVELELKANERVWYEVKDGGDNGNVLASKEVQKGAKQKYTSNKGLWIRVGNTSGVTLKVNGKEISTKYDQPRDFLMKVKD, via the coding sequence ATGTCCGGTGTAGGCCAAATGCTAAAGGAAGCGCGTGAAGCGAAAGGCCTAAGCTTGCACGACGTTCAAGAGGCGACTAAAATTCAAATGCGCTATTTAAAAGCTATAGAAGAAGATAAACTTGAATCATTACCGGGTAACTTCTATACGCGTGCTTTCATTCGCACTTATGCCGAATTTGTCGATGTTGACGTTCAGTCCATTCTCGAGCAACTGAAAGATGCGCAAGAGGATGGGTTAGAGCAGATCCCGGAGTTGCAAAAACAGTTCTCGGAGCAAAAACAGCGTGACCGCGAACCGTCATTTTCGCTTGCCAAGTGGTTTTCACGGGGGGTGCTCATCTTATTTCTCATTCTCGTCGGTGTCGTTCTTTATACGGCACTAAAAGGTTCAGCGCTCGGCGACCGCGACATCGCTGATTCGGATCAATCAAAAACGGTACAGGACAAGCCTCAGCAAGAACAAGTAAAAAAGGAAGGAAAAGAAAAGACAGCGGAGCAAGATAAGAAAGAAGCAAAGAAGCCGGCTAAGCCAGCTGTAAAGGTTAAAAAAGTTAATGAGCAAGGTAGTCTGATCACTTACGCCGTGTCTGGGGCGAAAAAAGTAGAGTTGGAGCTAAAAGCGAACGAACGCGTCTGGTACGAGGTAAAAGATGGCGGAGACAACGGAAATGTTTTAGCCTCAAAAGAAGTGCAAAAAGGCGCTAAACAAAAATATACTTCAAACAAAGGGTTGTGGATTCGCGTCGGCAATACGAGCGGTGTCACGCTTAAAGTCAACGGTAAAGAAATATCGACTAAATATGATCAACCGCGCGATTTCCTTATGAAGGTGAAAGACTGA
- a CDS encoding alkaline phosphatase family protein yields the protein MNASVTHEPRVLLIVADSLMPGPLFKLMEEGKLPAFSFLAAHGFTSEMVSVFPTMSVVNDSTMLTGTYPDAHGIPGLVWFDPNENRLINYGDSFGNILKQGLLRVAKDAMIFLNERHLKRDVQTIHEVLAERHLLSASVNLMTRRGSYRHELRFPFDKLLGKEDITGPAELRSGFFTRSGHRGLPHPFNQYGYSNKVTEQMTLEIMREKSPPRLLVTYLSDPDKKIHKHGPESVEALYDIDRFIQHILDAYPTREAALKEWQIAVVGDSGQAPVVANKKRAIVSLEKLLAPYKLRGMGKAVKDADLALAVNERMVYVYPLHEDISLPQLASEIVRDDRVDLVAFAGRHLPEGENAGDSNEGNVTDVQAGRDEIGTSEINTLPGRVYVYTAHGHLHFQAGGTRVDPYGNPWELTGDADLLDLRQQGGQWVFGEYVDVFRQLYGAVHAQQIPALAVTAKPGFEFKYQSAPTHVGGGSHGGISKQEMIVPLIVGGTTVKPMHNRLVDLKDYLLTLLGEDPEQSPPEQSPKD from the coding sequence ATGAATGCATCCGTAACGCACGAACCGCGCGTCTTACTCATCGTTGCCGATTCGCTCATGCCTGGGCCGCTGTTTAAATTAATGGAAGAAGGGAAACTACCGGCATTTTCTTTTTTAGCAGCGCACGGCTTTACTTCCGAAATGGTCAGTGTATTTCCGACGATGAGTGTCGTTAACGACAGTACGATGCTAACCGGGACTTATCCGGACGCACACGGTATACCCGGCCTCGTCTGGTTCGACCCAAACGAGAACCGCTTAATCAACTACGGCGATTCGTTCGGCAATATCCTAAAGCAAGGACTTTTGCGCGTAGCTAAAGATGCGATGATTTTTTTAAACGAACGCCATTTAAAACGAGACGTACAGACGATCCACGAGGTGCTTGCCGAACGCCATTTGTTATCTGCCTCAGTCAATTTAATGACGCGCCGCGGGTCTTACCGCCACGAATTGCGCTTTCCGTTCGACAAGCTTCTCGGAAAGGAAGACATTACCGGCCCCGCCGAATTGCGCAGCGGTTTTTTTACGCGCAGCGGCCATCGAGGGCTACCGCATCCGTTTAACCAATACGGTTACAGCAACAAAGTGACGGAGCAAATGACGCTGGAAATTATGCGTGAAAAAAGTCCCCCCCGCTTACTCGTCACTTACCTTTCGGATCCCGATAAGAAGATCCACAAGCACGGGCCAGAGAGCGTCGAAGCGCTGTACGACATCGACCGCTTTATCCAACATATTCTCGACGCATACCCGACGCGAGAAGCAGCCTTAAAGGAGTGGCAAATCGCAGTCGTCGGCGACAGTGGACAAGCACCGGTGGTGGCAAATAAGAAGCGAGCGATCGTTTCCTTGGAAAAGTTACTCGCACCGTACAAGCTGCGCGGCATGGGCAAAGCAGTGAAAGACGCTGACTTAGCCCTCGCGGTTAATGAGCGCATGGTGTACGTGTACCCGCTACATGAGGACATCAGTTTGCCGCAACTCGCCTCAGAGATCGTGCGCGACGACCGCGTCGATCTCGTCGCCTTTGCGGGACGTCACTTGCCGGAAGGGGAGAATGCTGGAGACAGTAACGAGGGGAATGTCACAGACGTTCAGGCAGGACGCGACGAAATTGGCACAAGTGAAATAAATACTCTTCCCGGTCGCGTCTACGTGTACACTGCGCACGGTCACTTGCATTTTCAAGCGGGTGGGACGCGCGTTGACCCTTATGGAAATCCTTGGGAGCTGACGGGTGACGCCGACTTACTCGACTTGAGGCAGCAAGGCGGACAGTGGGTATTCGGGGAATATGTCGACGTGTTTCGGCAACTGTACGGCGCTGTTCATGCGCAGCAAATTCCCGCCCTCGCTGTCACGGCTAAACCAGGGTTTGAATTTAAATACCAGTCAGCGCCGACGCACGTCGGGGGCGGCAGCCACGGCGGGATTAGTAAGCAGGAGATGATCGTTCCGCTCATCGTCGGTGGCACAACCGTTAAACCGATGCACAATCGACTTGTCGATCTGAAGGACTATTTGCTGACATTGCTCGGCGAAGACCCGGAACAATCGCCTCCGGAACAATCGCCTAAAGATTAA
- the yfmH gene encoding EF-P 5-aminopentanol modification-associated protein YfmH, whose product MEAITFDQLQETLYFEKLPNGLEVYVLPRKGFQKTYATFTTRYGSIDNDFQPPNGERTRVPDGIAHFLEHKMFEQEDGDVFNDFSEQGASANAYTSFERTAYLFSCTDRVPENLTTLINFVQDPYFTDENVEKEKGIIAQEIRMYDDNPDWRVYFGLIEAMFAAHPVRIDIAGTVESISKITKETLYACYETFYHPSNMLLFVVGAVDPEETMRLVRDNQAAKPYKDKGAIERFYPEEDAVVAEPLKEVQLSVGIPKCLMGFKETGVHVKGDEYLKREFATAIALEALFGQSSDLYQSLYDDGLIDQGFGFDYSLEEGYAFSMFGGDTNDPDALLNRVKEALAKPDALIIDTAQFERLKRKKIGEFLRQLNSPEFIANQFTRYRFNAADLFRVVPVLEQLTLEDVQARLADHVNAEQFCASVVRPVANDAATQ is encoded by the coding sequence GTGGAAGCGATCACTTTCGATCAACTACAGGAGACACTTTACTTTGAAAAATTGCCGAACGGGCTCGAAGTGTACGTGTTACCGCGAAAAGGATTTCAAAAGACGTATGCGACGTTTACGACGCGTTACGGGTCGATCGACAACGACTTTCAGCCGCCGAACGGCGAGCGCACGCGCGTGCCAGACGGGATCGCCCATTTTTTGGAACATAAAATGTTCGAACAGGAAGACGGCGACGTGTTCAACGACTTTTCCGAACAAGGGGCGTCCGCCAACGCGTATACGAGTTTCGAACGGACGGCATACTTATTTTCTTGCACGGATCGCGTACCAGAAAACTTGACGACGTTAATAAACTTCGTACAGGATCCGTATTTCACCGATGAAAATGTGGAAAAGGAAAAAGGGATCATCGCGCAAGAAATTCGCATGTACGACGACAATCCCGACTGGCGCGTCTACTTCGGGTTGATTGAGGCGATGTTTGCCGCCCACCCAGTGCGCATCGACATTGCCGGTACGGTCGAATCGATTAGCAAGATTACGAAGGAAACGCTGTACGCGTGTTACGAGACGTTTTACCACCCGAGCAATATGCTCTTGTTCGTCGTCGGTGCCGTCGATCCGGAAGAGACCATGCGGCTCGTTCGCGACAACCAAGCGGCTAAACCGTACAAAGACAAAGGGGCGATCGAACGGTTTTACCCTGAGGAGGACGCAGTGGTCGCCGAACCGCTGAAAGAAGTGCAACTGTCTGTCGGTATCCCAAAGTGTTTGATGGGCTTTAAGGAAACGGGCGTACACGTGAAAGGCGACGAATACCTAAAACGGGAGTTTGCCACGGCGATTGCTTTGGAAGCACTGTTCGGGCAGAGCTCCGATTTGTACCAGTCGCTGTACGACGACGGCCTAATCGATCAAGGCTTCGGTTTTGACTATTCACTCGAAGAGGGTTATGCCTTCAGCATGTTCGGCGGCGATACGAACGACCCCGACGCACTCTTAAACCGCGTGAAAGAGGCACTCGCCAAACCTGACGCCCTCATTATCGACACGGCGCAATTCGAACGGTTAAAGCGGAAGAAGATCGGCGAGTTTTTGCGGCAGCTCAATTCCCCTGAGTTTATCGCCAACCAATTTACGCGCTATCGGTTTAACGCGGCCGATCTGTTCCGCGTCGTCCCGGTACTGGAACAGTTGACTCTCGAGGACGTGCAAGCGCGTCTCGCTGATCACGTCAACGCCGAACAGTTTTGCGCCTCGGTCGTGCGTCCGGTTGCGAACGATGCGGCCACTCAGTGA
- the ymfI gene encoding elongation factor P 5-aminopentanone reductase, translating to MRPLSEQVVLVTGASRGIGRAIAEKFSAHGARLALNYLSSHDKAAAVAAHCRNKGSDVLCLAADVRDREAVNRMVQTVLSVWGRIDTVVYNAGISRTGLFQDMSDADYDALMDTHVRGAFHVLQASAPHLLQQKQGRVVVLSSIWGSAGGACEVLYSAAKAALNGLTKALAAEWAPSGITVNAVAPGAVDTDMLQSLSAAERAATAADIPLDRFGTAEEVAHWVLQLCRPESGYMTGQILHVNGGWYTP from the coding sequence ATGCGGCCACTCAGTGAACAAGTCGTCCTCGTGACCGGTGCGAGCCGCGGCATCGGTCGTGCAATTGCGGAAAAGTTTAGCGCCCACGGTGCCAGACTGGCGTTAAACTACTTGTCGTCACACGACAAGGCTGCTGCCGTTGCTGCTCACTGCCGGAACAAAGGGAGCGACGTGCTGTGTCTCGCAGCCGACGTCCGCGATCGCGAGGCGGTTAACCGCATGGTGCAAACGGTCCTATCTGTTTGGGGACGCATCGATACCGTCGTATATAACGCCGGCATTAGTCGCACGGGGCTGTTCCAAGACATGAGCGACGCCGATTACGATGCGTTAATGGATACACACGTGCGTGGCGCCTTCCACGTCCTTCAGGCTAGTGCACCTCATTTGCTTCAGCAAAAACAGGGGCGCGTCGTCGTCCTCTCCTCAATATGGGGCAGTGCTGGCGGGGCGTGCGAAGTACTTTATTCCGCTGCAAAAGCGGCGTTGAACGGCTTGACGAAGGCGCTCGCTGCGGAGTGGGCGCCATCCGGGATCACGGTGAACGCGGTCGCTCCAGGAGCGGTTGATACGGACATGCTTCAGTCACTCAGCGCGGCAGAGCGAGCGGCAACTGCTGCGGACATCCCGCTCGACCGTTTCGGCACGGCGGAAGAAGTCGCCCACTGGGTGTTGCAATTGTGCCGTCCGGAAAGTGGCTACATGACGGGGCAAATTTTACACGTCAACGGCGGCTGGTACACGCCGTAA
- the istB gene encoding IS21-like element helper ATPase IstB, with protein sequence MKDMIAAHCKALKLGSHIVDVYPTIQAETHEQFLAQLLASEVAQREVNRKNRLLKQANFDRIKTFEGYVFEGIELPRPLSIDTLKEVSFVARKENLILYGPVGTGKTHLATAIGVAACNQGQRVKFYRTAALVNALIDANQKGQLQRFIQQLEKVDLLICDEWGYIPLNGEGAQLLFQVIAGCYEKRSVILTTNLEFSKWNSVFHDERLTNAIIDRLVHYSYLITFSGTSYRLKHSYMNW encoded by the coding sequence ATGAAAGACATGATTGCCGCCCACTGCAAGGCGCTAAAACTCGGCAGTCACATCGTCGATGTTTATCCGACTATTCAGGCAGAGACACATGAACAGTTCCTTGCACAATTACTCGCTAGTGAAGTGGCACAGCGGGAGGTGAACCGTAAAAACCGGTTACTCAAGCAAGCGAATTTTGATAGGATCAAAACGTTTGAGGGGTATGTGTTCGAAGGGATCGAGCTCCCCCGCCCCCTCAGTATCGATACATTAAAGGAGGTATCTTTTGTTGCGCGTAAAGAAAACCTAATTCTTTACGGCCCAGTCGGCACAGGGAAGACGCATCTTGCCACAGCCATCGGTGTGGCAGCCTGCAACCAAGGGCAGCGCGTAAAGTTTTACCGCACAGCGGCGCTCGTGAATGCATTGATTGACGCTAACCAAAAGGGGCAATTGCAACGATTTATACAGCAGTTGGAGAAGGTGGACTTGCTCATCTGCGACGAATGGGGGTACATCCCCCTTAACGGGGAAGGCGCGCAGTTATTGTTTCAAGTCATTGCCGGATGCTATGAGAAGCGAAGCGTCATCCTCACGACTAACTTGGAATTTAGTAAGTGGAACAGTGTCTTTCACGATGAACGACTCACGAACGCGATCATCGATCGCCTTGTGCATTACAGTTACTTGATCACATTTAGTGGCACGAGTTACCGACTGAAGCATTCTTACATGAATTGGTAG
- a CDS encoding DUF3388 domain-containing protein, with protein sequence MDIQEWYLEYQIHKNRPGLLGDISSILGMMNINILTLNGVENRRRGMLLQTDDYEKIDALRELLNRVDEVTVTALRNPTIIDRLAIRHGRYIDRCSDDRRTFRFIRNELGLLVDFLAELLKKDGHQLIGIRGMPRVGKTESIVASSVCASKRWTFVSSTLLRQTVRRQLAADEMSQDHVYIIDGIVSAMRGTEEHQALVREILRRPVSKVVEHPDVFVRETEYALDDFDYIVELRSEPHEEITYDALNAGFSSFDIS encoded by the coding sequence ATGGATATACAAGAATGGTACTTAGAATATCAAATTCACAAAAATCGTCCTGGGTTGTTAGGCGACATTTCTTCGATTCTCGGGATGATGAATATTAATATTTTAACGCTAAACGGTGTGGAAAACAGGCGCCGCGGCATGTTGCTACAAACAGACGATTACGAAAAAATTGATGCGTTACGCGAACTGTTAAATCGCGTGGATGAAGTAACTGTTACAGCACTGCGCAACCCGACGATTATCGATCGGTTAGCGATCCGCCACGGGCGTTATATTGACCGTTGTTCAGACGACCGACGCACGTTCCGCTTTATCCGCAACGAACTCGGACTGCTCGTTGACTTTTTAGCCGAACTGTTAAAAAAGGATGGACATCAACTGATCGGTATTCGGGGCATGCCCCGCGTCGGAAAAACCGAGTCGATCGTCGCCTCCAGCGTGTGTGCGAGCAAGCGTTGGACATTCGTCTCCTCCACGTTGTTGCGGCAAACGGTGCGCCGCCAATTGGCTGCTGACGAGATGTCTCAAGACCACGTCTACATCATAGACGGGATCGTTTCGGCCATGCGCGGAACGGAAGAACATCAAGCGTTAGTACGAGAAATATTACGCCGGCCAGTGAGCAAAGTGGTCGAACACCCAGACGTTTTTGTGCGCGAAACAGAGTATGCGCTGGATGACTTCGATTACATTGTCGAACTGCGGAGCGAGCCGCACGAAGAAATTACTTACGATGCGCTTAACGCGGGGTTTTCTTCATTTGACATTAGTTAA
- the yfmF gene encoding EF-P 5-aminopentanol modification-associated protein YfmF gives MTDTYFKQTETNGINSYVWSTTKFKTNTIVVNIERPLSTEYATEHALMAQVLRRGTARFPSLKAIKQHLDDLYGATFYSSVAKRGERHILQFGLEIANENFLSDQTPLLDEGIAFLGEILAKPATKDGGFVEQYIASEKQNLRQRIDSLIDDKIRYAAERCIGEMCHGEPYSVFNYGSTEQLAAIDRTSLYEAYENLLRTAPIDVFVVGDVDVSEVQEAVTRHFRFAREQGARERVAVAPVTHPVKDVRTVVEGLDVAQGKLNLGCRTQTDMKDSDYAALMVYNGILGGFPHSKLFLNVREKESLAYYAASRLESHKGLLTIQSGIEIENYERAVTIMRQQLAEMTNGNISDSELSQTKTMLANQLREIEDRPQAMIDFYYNGVLSGKQRSLPAYLEQIDAVQKEDVVRVASKIALDTIYFLRDRKEE, from the coding sequence TTGACAGACACATATTTTAAGCAGACGGAAACGAACGGGATCAATAGTTACGTTTGGTCGACAACGAAGTTTAAGACGAATACGATCGTCGTGAACATCGAACGTCCGCTCAGCACCGAATACGCGACCGAACACGCCCTCATGGCGCAAGTGTTGCGTCGCGGAACGGCTCGTTTCCCGTCACTAAAAGCGATCAAACAACATTTGGACGATTTGTACGGAGCCACTTTTTACAGCAGTGTCGCGAAACGCGGCGAGCGCCACATTTTACAATTCGGCTTAGAAATTGCGAACGAAAATTTTTTAAGCGATCAGACGCCACTGTTAGATGAAGGGATTGCTTTTTTAGGGGAGATCCTAGCGAAACCGGCTACCAAAGACGGCGGATTTGTCGAACAGTACATAGCGTCAGAAAAACAAAACTTGCGCCAGCGCATCGACAGCCTCATCGACGATAAAATACGGTATGCCGCGGAACGGTGCATCGGCGAGATGTGTCACGGCGAGCCTTACAGTGTGTTTAATTACGGAAGTACGGAACAGTTAGCGGCGATCGACCGCACGTCGCTGTACGAAGCGTACGAAAACTTGCTGCGTACGGCGCCTATCGACGTATTCGTCGTCGGGGACGTCGATGTCTCTGAGGTACAGGAAGCGGTCACTCGCCACTTCAGGTTCGCGCGAGAGCAAGGTGCACGCGAGCGAGTGGCAGTTGCACCAGTGACGCACCCGGTGAAAGATGTGCGCACGGTTGTCGAAGGGCTCGATGTGGCGCAAGGCAAGTTAAACCTCGGCTGCCGCACGCAAACCGACATGAAAGACTCCGATTACGCTGCGTTAATGGTATACAACGGCATTCTCGGTGGGTTCCCACACTCGAAGTTGTTCCTCAACGTGCGGGAAAAGGAGAGCCTCGCCTATTACGCCGCTTCCCGCCTCGAATCGCACAAAGGATTACTCACGATTCAGTCGGGGATCGAGATCGAAAACTACGAACGCGCCGTAACTATTATGCGCCAGCAGTTAGCGGAAATGACGAACGGCAACATTAGCGATTCCGAGCTGTCACAGACGAAGACGATGCTCGCGAACCAACTGCGGGAAATCGAAGACCGGCCGCAGGCGATGATCGACTTTTACTATAACGGTGTATTGAGCGGCAAGCAGCGCTCGCTGCCCGCTTACCTTGAGCAAATTGACGCTGTACAGAAAGAAGACGTTGTGCGTGTAGCGAGTAAAATCGCCTTAGACACGATTTACTTTTTACGCGACCGCAAGGAGGAATAG
- a CDS encoding S8 family serine peptidase encodes MKESMTKRLGQALCLALAVVMCVALIPLESFAANTSGAQSGEEDLALGQEVEGSMQGQALKVYKVTPKASEVKAKTHMRVTVKAKSTTEIFLFPDKKRLDKGLTYHYKKINAGKTGSYDFPIAWKGPYYVVADSKGSFSVKVSAIKKGPRNIAGSSASGAAQAEGLPADLQQKRLDHKGLTGELSDADKANLVFVKMKDGAKAEGAAKAFVGQKTKSLTKKSVDVATYRDFSGETFIDNLYVVKLNGKAQAKKQVTDVAKQLSALPEVEYAEANRQFEGFANDVNYSYQWPLANKATKGADIKYASLKNALKGKNLRKTKVAVLDTGIEYTASDFSGRVKDGKNYVHNNKDAMDDHSHGTHVSSIIGAKSGNGYSMTGVNDLTTIIPVKVLDRNNRGWASDIAKGIKYATDKGAKVINLSLGTSGKSQVVEDALKYANKKKVTVVAATGNAGKGTIGYPASSTYTIAVGSTNNKDKRSKFSNYGKGLTLVAPGEKIPAMIVNGEVAYLSGTSMATPHVSAVAAYLYSVRDDMTPAKAKSYFQKNSTDLGKKGYDTTYGYGRLHASKVFNAADTIKLKVNTVYHTKTTVTGKAKKGTTVTVKKGKTVLGKGKANSKGTFSVKIKKQKVGTKLTVVAQDAKTKHKSSAYVTVKKGKPAAPTVNTVYSSSKTVKGKTSAKATVTVKRGKTKLGSAKATSKGAFSVKIKPQKAGTKLTVTAKNTKGQVSFARTVTVKKAKPAAPTVNAVYSSSKTVKGKTSAKATVTVKRGKTKLGSAKATSKGAFSVKIKPQKAGTKLTVTAKNTKGQVSFARTVTVKKAKK; translated from the coding sequence ATGAAAGAATCCATGACGAAACGTCTCGGACAAGCGTTGTGCCTCGCACTCGCTGTCGTAATGTGCGTTGCGCTCATCCCGCTCGAAAGTTTTGCTGCGAATACGAGTGGCGCGCAATCTGGGGAAGAGGATCTCGCACTCGGTCAAGAAGTCGAAGGTTCGATGCAAGGACAGGCGTTGAAAGTTTACAAGGTTACGCCTAAAGCGAGTGAAGTTAAAGCTAAAACGCACATGCGCGTGACGGTAAAGGCAAAGTCGACCACGGAAATTTTCTTGTTCCCGGACAAAAAGAGATTGGACAAAGGTTTGACTTACCACTACAAAAAAATTAACGCTGGCAAGACTGGTTCTTACGATTTCCCGATCGCGTGGAAGGGTCCGTACTATGTAGTAGCCGACAGTAAAGGCTCATTCTCGGTGAAAGTAAGTGCAATCAAGAAAGGTCCGCGCAACATAGCGGGCAGTTCGGCGAGCGGTGCCGCACAAGCGGAAGGGCTACCGGCAGATCTACAGCAAAAGCGGTTGGATCACAAAGGGCTGACGGGAGAACTAAGCGATGCCGATAAAGCGAACCTCGTGTTCGTCAAAATGAAAGACGGCGCGAAAGCAGAAGGCGCTGCTAAAGCATTCGTCGGCCAGAAAACGAAGTCGTTAACGAAAAAATCAGTCGATGTGGCAACGTACCGTGATTTTAGCGGTGAAACATTCATTGATAATTTGTACGTCGTCAAACTCAACGGGAAAGCGCAAGCCAAAAAACAGGTCACCGACGTGGCAAAGCAATTAAGCGCACTGCCGGAAGTTGAGTACGCAGAAGCGAACCGACAATTTGAAGGCTTCGCTAACGATGTCAATTACAGCTATCAGTGGCCGCTCGCCAACAAAGCGACCAAAGGGGCAGATATTAAATATGCCTCGCTAAAAAATGCGCTGAAAGGGAAAAACTTACGTAAAACGAAAGTTGCTGTCCTCGATACGGGCATTGAATATACGGCGTCTGACTTCAGTGGCCGCGTAAAAGACGGTAAAAACTATGTCCATAACAACAAGGATGCGATGGACGACCATTCCCACGGGACACACGTGAGCAGCATTATCGGGGCAAAAAGTGGCAACGGTTATTCGATGACCGGGGTGAACGACCTAACGACGATTATTCCAGTGAAAGTACTCGATCGCAACAACCGCGGTTGGGCGAGCGACATTGCGAAAGGGATTAAATACGCTACTGACAAAGGCGCCAAAGTGATTAACCTCAGTTTAGGAACGAGCGGCAAAAGCCAAGTGGTCGAAGATGCGTTAAAGTATGCGAACAAGAAAAAAGTGACAGTCGTCGCCGCAACCGGTAACGCCGGGAAAGGTACGATTGGCTACCCAGCTTCCTCGACATACACCATTGCCGTCGGTTCGACGAACAATAAGGACAAGCGGAGCAAGTTTTCCAACTACGGTAAAGGCCTCACTTTAGTTGCGCCCGGTGAAAAAATACCTGCCATGATCGTGAACGGGGAAGTCGCATATTTGTCCGGTACGTCCATGGCAACACCACACGTTTCCGCAGTCGCCGCGTACTTGTATTCGGTTCGCGACGACATGACGCCGGCTAAAGCGAAGTCGTACTTCCAGAAGAACAGCACTGACCTCGGCAAAAAAGGGTATGACACGACCTACGGATACGGACGGTTGCACGCCTCGAAAGTGTTTAACGCAGCAGACACGATCAAGCTGAAGGTCAACACCGTCTACCATACAAAAACGACGGTAACTGGAAAGGCGAAAAAAGGGACGACAGTCACTGTCAAAAAAGGTAAAACTGTACTCGGTAAAGGTAAGGCGAACAGTAAAGGTACATTTTCAGTAAAGATTAAGAAGCAAAAAGTCGGCACAAAGCTTACCGTTGTGGCCCAAGATGCGAAGACGAAACATAAATCGTCCGCTTACGTGACGGTGAAGAAGGGGAAGCCCGCTGCACCAACAGTAAACACCGTCTACAGCAGCAGCAAGACGGTAAAAGGGAAGACGAGTGCTAAGGCGACCGTCACCGTCAAACGCGGCAAAACGAAGCTCGGCAGTGCGAAGGCCACCTCGAAAGGCGCCTTCAGTGTAAAAATCAAGCCACAAAAAGCGGGCACGAAGCTGACCGTCACAGCGAAAAACACGAAAGGGCAAGTGAGCTTCGCGCGCACGGTAACCGTGAAAAAAGCGAAGCCCGCTGCACCGACGGTAAACGCGGTCTACAGCAGCAGCAAGACGGTAAAAGGGAAGACAAGCGCTAAGGCGACCGTCACCGTCAAACGCGGCAAAACGAAGCTCGGCAGTGCGAAAGCCACCTCGAAAGGCGCCTTCAGTGTAAAAATTAAGCCGCAAAAAGCGGGCACGAAGCTGACCGTCACGGCGAAAAACACGAAAGGGCAAGTGAGCTTCGCGCGAACGGTAACCGTGAAAAAAGCGAAAAAATAA